The Collimonas fungivorans Ter331 genome has a segment encoding these proteins:
- a CDS encoding efflux RND transporter periplasmic adaptor subunit, producing MNASEPLAVLDKTSAKSSPRRKGLAIAIAVAFVAVAATAGVTMMVKSGKAEAKPVQTTPALTVTLARPAQASWAETLNASGAVAPWQEAIIGSQIGGYQLDQVRVNVGDRVKKGQVLARLNPDLLRAEEAQLVAAYEQAEANAKRAISLQGSGGISDQDVLQSTTLAKTARAQLAFKQLQLRYTDVLAPDDGVISSRSATPGSVVSTGQELFRMILKGRLEWRGEVTAEQLARIASSQQVALALPGGGTASAVVPQTAPSLDSGSRLGLVYADIADGQPVRAGMYANGSIALSPTHALTVPAQTSSFATAILMCSSSRMTAAIRWNGWRWSQDAARAPTSRSSKALRHRTRWWCSAPASLTKAIPCGLPVRMQVPAPRRQPRGANEFRHLVHPQPDPGDPAVRFADYRRHHGFP from the coding sequence ATGAATGCCTCCGAACCATTGGCCGTACTTGATAAAACCTCTGCCAAATCCTCCCCGCGGCGCAAGGGCCTCGCCATTGCCATCGCGGTTGCCTTTGTCGCGGTAGCGGCCACCGCCGGCGTCACCATGATGGTGAAATCCGGCAAGGCTGAAGCCAAGCCGGTCCAGACCACGCCGGCGCTGACAGTGACGCTCGCCAGGCCGGCCCAGGCTAGCTGGGCCGAGACCCTGAACGCATCCGGCGCCGTTGCGCCGTGGCAGGAAGCGATCATCGGCAGCCAGATCGGCGGCTACCAGCTGGACCAGGTGCGGGTCAATGTCGGCGACCGCGTCAAGAAAGGCCAGGTCCTGGCGCGCCTCAATCCAGACCTGCTGCGTGCCGAAGAAGCGCAGCTGGTCGCCGCTTACGAGCAGGCCGAAGCCAACGCCAAGCGCGCAATCTCGCTGCAGGGAAGCGGCGGCATCAGCGACCAGGACGTGCTGCAATCGACCACGCTGGCCAAGACGGCGCGCGCGCAGCTGGCGTTCAAGCAGCTGCAGCTGCGTTATACCGATGTGCTTGCGCCCGACGACGGTGTCATCAGCTCGCGTTCCGCTACCCCCGGTTCGGTGGTGTCGACCGGACAGGAATTGTTCAGGATGATATTAAAAGGACGCCTGGAGTGGCGCGGCGAAGTGACAGCGGAACAGCTGGCCCGCATTGCGAGCAGCCAGCAGGTGGCGCTGGCGCTGCCGGGCGGCGGCACGGCGTCTGCCGTGGTGCCGCAAACCGCGCCCTCACTGGACAGCGGCTCGCGGCTCGGGCTGGTGTATGCCGATATCGCCGACGGCCAGCCGGTGCGGGCCGGCATGTATGCAAACGGATCGATCGCACTCAGCCCGACCCATGCGCTGACGGTGCCGGCGCAAACATCGTCATTCGCGACGGCCATACTTATGTGCTCAAGTTCAAGGATGACGGCAGCAATAAGGTGGAACGGCTGGCGGTGGTCACAGGACGCCGCCAGGGCACCGACATCGAGGTCGTCAAAGGCATTGCGCCATCGGACCAGGTGGTGGTGCTCGGCGCCGGCTTCCTTAACGAAGGCGATACCGTGCGGGTTGCCAGTGCGGATGCAAGTGCCGGCGCCGCGCCGGCAGCCAAGGGGGGCAAATGAATTTCGCCACCTGGTCCATCCGCAACCCGATCCCGGCGATCCTGCTGTTCGCTTTGCTGACTATCGCCGGCATCATGGGTTTCCATAA
- a CDS encoding efflux RND transporter permease subunit, with product MNFATWSIRNPIPAILLFALLTIAGIMGFHKLPIQNLPDIDLPTINVTLTQPGAAPAQLETEVARKVEDALATMSGLKHLRTSITDGQVQITVEFVLEKNLSDALIDTKNSVDSVRSQLPTDLQQPTVSAVTVGGDAVLVYAIAADMGEEALSWFVDDTVGKAILAVPGIGRIDRVGGLTRQVRVAVDPVRMAAQGVTAVDVSQALRNMQQESSGGRGQFGQEEQSARVIATVHQASELAAFPITLANGRKLRLDQIATISDASAERAQIALLDGKPVVGFKVFRAKGYDETVIAKNVGAALEKLQASNRTLKFTRISGTVGYTKEQYEGSMDMLYEGSILAVLVVWWFLRDWRATLVAASALPLSILPAFAAMAWFGFSLNTLTLLALAVIVGILVDDAIVEIENIERHAHMGKPILQAAGDAVTEIALAVMATTMALVVVFLPTAMMSGIAGLFFKQFGWTAVIAVLTSLLVARILTPMMAAYLLKSKPAVEQQDGRIMRWYLHAVRWCMAHRKTTMLAATLFFVGSVALIPFISTGLMPPADRGYTTVNVELPPGSSLQNTLAVAERARGALGSVGGIDNIFTTVGVSQVVGGGQLQAGEVRNGSLTLSLSDRAKRPRQTEIEKAVRKALLNVPGARFTVGAGGPGEKMQLILAGDNENALKATAQAMERQLRGVGSLANISSTASLERPEIIVRPDLQRASELGVSTAAIGQVVRIATAGDFSANLAKLNLDNRQVDINVSVPDTDRQDVTTFANLHVLGRNGLVPLSSVASLSVESGPSKIERYDRRRYVTVSADLGGMPLGEALAAAKALPAVKQMPSSVQLIQTGDAEIAAELGAGFMMAIVIGVLCVFCVLVLLFRDFLQPVTILSAIPLSLGGAFLALLMARSELDIPSMIGLVMLMGIVTKNSILLVEYAIVGKRDRGMSVFEALIDACHKRARPIVMTTVAMIAGMAPIALGFGADASFRQPMAVAVIGGLLTSTALSLLVVPVVFTYIDEFEHWARRLLTRNSDARLKEAGANT from the coding sequence ATGAATTTCGCCACCTGGTCCATCCGCAACCCGATCCCGGCGATCCTGCTGTTCGCTTTGCTGACTATCGCCGGCATCATGGGTTTCCATAAGTTGCCGATCCAGAACCTGCCGGATATCGACCTGCCCACCATCAATGTCACGCTGACGCAGCCCGGCGCCGCGCCGGCGCAGCTGGAAACCGAGGTGGCGCGCAAGGTGGAAGACGCCCTGGCGACCATGAGCGGGCTCAAGCACCTGCGCACCTCGATCACCGACGGCCAGGTGCAGATCACGGTGGAATTCGTGCTTGAGAAGAATCTCTCGGACGCCCTGATCGACACCAAGAATTCAGTCGACAGCGTACGCTCGCAGTTGCCGACCGACCTGCAGCAGCCGACCGTCAGCGCCGTCACCGTCGGCGGCGATGCGGTGCTGGTGTACGCCATCGCCGCCGACATGGGCGAAGAAGCGCTGTCCTGGTTTGTCGACGACACCGTTGGCAAGGCGATCCTGGCAGTGCCGGGCATCGGCCGCATAGACCGGGTCGGCGGCCTGACGCGCCAGGTGCGCGTCGCGGTCGATCCGGTGCGCATGGCGGCGCAGGGCGTGACTGCGGTCGACGTCTCCCAGGCGTTGCGCAACATGCAGCAGGAATCGTCGGGCGGGCGCGGGCAGTTTGGCCAGGAAGAACAATCGGCGCGGGTGATCGCTACGGTGCACCAGGCCTCGGAGCTGGCGGCGTTCCCGATCACGCTGGCCAATGGCCGCAAGCTCAGGCTGGACCAGATCGCCACCATCAGCGACGCCAGCGCCGAGCGCGCCCAGATTGCCTTGTTGGACGGCAAGCCGGTGGTCGGCTTCAAGGTGTTCCGCGCCAAGGGTTACGACGAAACCGTGATTGCGAAAAACGTCGGCGCGGCGCTGGAGAAGCTGCAAGCCAGCAACCGCACCTTGAAGTTCACGCGGATTTCGGGAACCGTCGGCTACACCAAGGAGCAGTACGAAGGCTCGATGGACATGCTGTACGAAGGCTCGATCCTGGCGGTGCTGGTGGTCTGGTGGTTCCTGCGCGACTGGCGCGCGACCCTGGTTGCGGCCTCGGCGCTGCCCTTGTCGATCCTGCCTGCCTTCGCCGCCATGGCGTGGTTCGGCTTTTCCCTGAATACCCTGACCTTGCTGGCGCTGGCGGTGATCGTCGGCATCCTGGTGGACGACGCGATTGTCGAAATCGAGAATATCGAGCGCCATGCGCATATGGGCAAGCCGATCCTGCAGGCGGCCGGCGACGCGGTCACGGAAATCGCGCTGGCGGTGATGGCCACCACCATGGCCCTGGTCGTGGTGTTCCTGCCGACGGCCATGATGAGCGGCATAGCGGGCCTGTTCTTCAAGCAGTTCGGCTGGACCGCGGTGATCGCCGTCCTCACTTCGCTGCTGGTGGCGCGTATCCTGACGCCGATGATGGCTGCCTACCTGCTGAAGTCCAAGCCTGCGGTTGAACAGCAGGATGGACGCATCATGCGCTGGTACCTGCATGCGGTGCGCTGGTGCATGGCGCATCGCAAGACCACCATGCTGGCGGCGACCCTGTTTTTTGTCGGTTCGGTGGCGCTGATTCCATTCATCTCGACCGGTTTGATGCCGCCGGCCGACCGCGGGTATACCACGGTCAATGTCGAACTGCCGCCTGGCAGCTCGTTGCAGAATACGCTGGCGGTAGCCGAACGGGCGCGCGGCGCGCTTGGCAGCGTGGGCGGCATTGATAACATTTTCACCACGGTAGGCGTGTCGCAGGTGGTCGGCGGCGGACAGCTGCAGGCTGGCGAAGTGCGCAACGGATCGCTGACGCTTTCCTTGTCCGATCGCGCCAAACGTCCGCGCCAGACTGAAATCGAGAAAGCGGTGCGGAAGGCCTTGCTGAATGTGCCCGGCGCTCGATTCACAGTGGGTGCGGGCGGCCCCGGCGAGAAAATGCAGCTGATCCTTGCCGGCGACAATGAAAATGCGCTGAAGGCGACCGCCCAGGCGATGGAGCGGCAGCTGCGCGGCGTCGGCAGCTTGGCCAATATCAGCTCTACCGCCAGCCTGGAGCGCCCGGAAATCATCGTGCGGCCGGACCTGCAGCGCGCCAGCGAACTGGGGGTGTCGACCGCCGCTATCGGCCAGGTGGTGCGGATCGCCACGGCCGGCGATTTTTCGGCAAACCTGGCCAAGCTGAACCTCGACAACCGGCAGGTCGATATCAATGTCAGCGTACCGGATACCGACCGCCAGGACGTGACCACGTTTGCCAACCTGCATGTGCTTGGCCGCAACGGCCTGGTGCCGCTTTCTTCGGTGGCGAGCTTGTCGGTGGAAAGCGGACCGTCGAAAATCGAACGTTACGACCGCCGGCGTTACGTCACAGTCAGCGCCGATCTCGGCGGCATGCCGTTGGGCGAAGCCCTGGCGGCGGCGAAAGCGCTGCCGGCGGTCAAGCAGATGCCGTCCAGCGTGCAGCTGATCCAGACCGGCGATGCGGAAATAGCGGCGGAGCTGGGCGCCGGCTTCATGATGGCGATCGTCATCGGCGTGCTGTGCGTGTTTTGCGTGCTGGTGCTGCTGTTCCGCGATTTCCTGCAGCCGGTCACCATCCTGTCGGCGATTCCGCTGTCGCTGGGCGGCGCCTTCCTGGCGCTGCTGATGGCGCGCAGCGAACTGGATATTCCATCGATGATCGGCCTGGTCATGCTGATGGGGATCGTCACCAAGAACTCGATATTGCTGGTCGAATACGCCATCGTCGGCAAGCGCGACCGCGGCATGTCGGTGTTCGAGGCATTGATAGACGCCTGCCACAAGCGGGCCCGGCCGATCGTCATGACTACCGTCGCCATGATCGCCGGCATGGCCCCGATCGCCCTCGGTTTCGGCGCCGACGCCAGCTTCCGGCAGCCGATGGCGGTAGCCGTCATCGGCGGCTTGCTGACCTCGACCGCGCTGAGCTTGCTGGTGGTGCCGGTGGTGTTTACCTACATCGACGAGTTCGAGCATTGGGCCAGAAGGCTGCTGACCCGCAACAGCGACGCCCGGCTCAAGGAAGCAGGCGCAAATACCTGA
- a CDS encoding RidA family protein has translation MTFRAVNPPGNNIPGISQAAIIESGKLLLLSGHVPFRADGSIAGPELEIQLEQVFSNLDETLKASGSSFRHVARLTIYVRDFQPGLLPTIRSVRDRFIDTAHPPASSLIGVATLFHPEVLVEIDAIATIPA, from the coding sequence ATGACATTCCGCGCAGTCAACCCGCCTGGAAACAATATCCCCGGAATTTCGCAAGCTGCGATTATCGAGAGCGGAAAACTGCTGCTGCTTTCCGGCCATGTGCCATTCCGGGCGGACGGTTCGATTGCGGGGCCGGAACTCGAGATCCAGCTTGAACAGGTTTTTTCCAATCTGGATGAAACGCTGAAGGCCTCGGGCAGCAGTTTTCGGCATGTGGCGCGCTTGACGATCTACGTCCGCGATTTCCAGCCCGGATTGCTTCCAACCATACGTTCCGTGCGCGATCGCTTCATCGATACGGCACATCCGCCGGCCAGCTCGCTGATCGGCGTGGCGACACTGTTCCATCCGGAGGTGCTGGTCGAGATTGATGCGATCGCGACCATTCCGGCCTGA
- a CDS encoding molybdate ABC transporter substrate-binding protein: protein MKNNVSRIKKWVASSATVAAIALPLPAPAADLTVLTSGAYKQVVAAVAPQFEASTGNKIILQNDTAGGIAKRIEGGAAFDVAIMTPDLIAQLVARQKANAASVVNLARVGIGAMVLAGAPKPDISTVERFKQALLDARSVAYIDPAAGGSSGIYLAQLFRQWGIADEIERKAVKVQGGYVGEHLLNKEATLGFQQISEILAVKGVVLVGPLPAEIQNFTVYTAAIGAASKEPAAAQALLDLLASPETARVLQGKGMEAVKP, encoded by the coding sequence GTGAAAAACAATGTCAGCAGAATTAAAAAATGGGTCGCTTCCAGTGCGACTGTGGCGGCGATCGCGCTGCCGCTGCCAGCGCCGGCTGCTGACCTGACTGTGCTCACCTCCGGCGCATACAAACAGGTTGTTGCAGCCGTGGCGCCGCAGTTCGAGGCCAGCACCGGCAACAAGATCATCCTGCAAAACGATACCGCCGGCGGCATTGCCAAACGCATTGAAGGCGGCGCTGCGTTCGACGTGGCGATCATGACGCCGGACCTGATCGCGCAACTGGTCGCCAGGCAGAAAGCGAACGCTGCCAGCGTGGTGAACCTGGCGCGGGTCGGCATTGGCGCCATGGTGCTGGCCGGCGCGCCGAAGCCGGACATCAGTACCGTGGAGCGTTTCAAGCAGGCTCTGCTCGACGCCAGATCGGTCGCCTACATCGATCCCGCTGCAGGCGGATCCAGCGGGATCTACCTGGCGCAGCTGTTCCGGCAATGGGGAATCGCCGATGAAATCGAGCGCAAGGCGGTGAAGGTGCAGGGCGGCTACGTCGGCGAGCATCTGCTGAACAAAGAAGCGACGCTCGGTTTCCAGCAGATCAGCGAAATCCTAGCAGTCAAAGGCGTGGTTTTAGTTGGCCCGTTGCCGGCCGAGATCCAGAATTTCACCGTCTACACCGCCGCCATCGGCGCCGCCAGCAAGGAACCGGCGGCGGCGCAGGCGTTGCTGGATTTGCTGGCAAGTCCGGAAACGGCGCGGGTACTGCAGGGAAAAGGAATGGAAGCGGTCAAGCCTTAA
- the psrA gene encoding iron-containing alcohol dehydrogenase PsrA, with translation MTQRFCNPVATHFGPGSLEELPGIVSGAKVAVVTFPEARSLGLLKKLEDLLGKQLVCVIENVHPNPDVSQLAEMYNRFWRDEHACDTVVALGGGSAIDTAKALMVGTEGGSFDELLALLADGKPFTPSRVKTLIAIPTTAGTGSEVTPWATIWDAAKKKKYSLHLDCTWPKAAIVDPDLMLTLPRAMTVSTGLDALSHALESIWNVNANPISDTLAIGAIQEIMACLPLLAKELDNKTLRSSMALAAMKAGLAFSNTKTALAHSISYEMTLRYGLPHGIACSFTLPLVLGMAWGELPDRDAALQRAFNADRNTAVDRLRAFLHQLEVGTEFSDYGVSGKEAQEMVQHAMQGARGKNFIGAKAAGCGHG, from the coding sequence ATGACACAACGATTCTGCAACCCCGTCGCGACCCACTTCGGTCCTGGCAGCCTTGAAGAACTGCCCGGAATCGTCAGCGGCGCAAAAGTGGCAGTGGTGACTTTTCCCGAAGCGCGTTCGTTGGGTCTTCTTAAAAAACTGGAGGATTTGCTAGGCAAGCAGCTGGTGTGTGTCATCGAAAATGTTCACCCCAACCCGGACGTTTCCCAACTGGCAGAAATGTATAACCGGTTCTGGCGGGACGAACACGCATGCGATACGGTTGTGGCGTTAGGGGGCGGAAGCGCTATCGACACCGCCAAGGCCTTGATGGTCGGAACGGAAGGAGGGAGTTTCGATGAGCTGCTGGCCCTGCTTGCCGACGGCAAGCCTTTTACGCCAAGCAGGGTGAAGACGCTCATTGCCATCCCCACGACCGCCGGCACCGGCAGCGAAGTAACGCCGTGGGCAACGATCTGGGATGCGGCAAAAAAAAAGAAATATTCGCTGCACCTGGATTGCACCTGGCCCAAAGCCGCTATTGTCGATCCGGATTTAATGCTTACCCTTCCCCGGGCAATGACGGTTTCCACGGGACTGGATGCGTTGTCGCACGCGCTGGAATCGATCTGGAACGTCAATGCCAATCCGATCTCAGACACGCTCGCGATCGGGGCGATCCAAGAGATCATGGCTTGCCTGCCGTTACTTGCCAAGGAGCTCGACAACAAGACGCTGCGATCATCCATGGCGCTCGCTGCGATGAAGGCAGGGTTGGCATTCTCCAATACCAAAACGGCCCTCGCTCACTCAATTTCTTACGAGATGACTCTGCGATATGGATTGCCGCATGGCATAGCCTGCTCGTTCACACTCCCCTTGGTGCTCGGCATGGCATGGGGCGAGCTGCCCGACAGGGACGCAGCCCTGCAGAGAGCGTTCAATGCCGATCGAAACACTGCGGTGGACCGTTTACGCGCCTTTCTGCACCAGCTCGAAGTCGGGACCGAATTTTCCGACTATGGCGTTTCGGGGAAAGAAGCGCAGGAGATGGTGCAGCACGCCATGCAGGGTGCGCGAGGGAAGAATTTTATCGGGGCAAAGGCCGCTGGCTGCGGGCACGGATGA
- a CDS encoding NAD(P)/FAD-dependent oxidoreductase: MPTRHPGNEFDAIVVGGSYAGLSAALQLARARRRVLVIDAGQRRNRYASHSHGFLTQDGSEGSAIAAAGRAQLLAYPSVTWRDGTAVAAAASEGGFHLTLDNGQLLQARRLVLATGVVDELPQLEGLAERWGRSVFSCPYCDGYELDQGSIGVLATGPLSIHQALMLPDWGTTTLFLNGAFEPDEEQLASLVQRGVTIERTPVARMAGKADVVLSDGRIQSMAGLFVMSRTHAANPLAEQLGCAFDEGMTGMFIRTDIQKASTVAGVYCCGDAARMAPGVAHAVADGVMAGVAAHRSLIFGAVAAA, translated from the coding sequence ATGCCCACCCGGCATCCAGGAAATGAGTTCGACGCCATCGTCGTCGGCGGCAGCTACGCCGGCCTGTCGGCAGCGCTGCAGCTGGCGCGGGCGCGCCGCCGCGTGCTGGTGATAGACGCCGGCCAGCGCCGCAACCGCTATGCCAGCCATTCGCACGGCTTCCTGACGCAAGACGGCAGCGAGGGATCGGCCATCGCCGCCGCCGGCCGCGCCCAGCTGCTGGCTTACCCCAGCGTTACATGGCGGGACGGCACTGCGGTGGCAGCGGCCGCCAGCGAAGGCGGCTTCCACCTGACGCTGGATAACGGCCAGCTGCTGCAGGCGCGCCGGCTGGTGCTGGCGACCGGGGTAGTCGACGAATTGCCGCAGCTTGAGGGACTGGCCGAACGTTGGGGCCGCAGTGTGTTCAGCTGTCCGTACTGCGACGGTTATGAACTCGATCAAGGCAGCATCGGCGTGCTGGCCACAGGGCCACTATCGATACACCAGGCTTTGATGCTGCCTGACTGGGGCACGACAACGCTGTTTCTCAACGGCGCGTTCGAGCCGGATGAAGAGCAACTGGCCAGCCTGGTCCAGCGCGGCGTGACGATTGAGCGCACGCCGGTGGCGCGCATGGCGGGCAAGGCCGATGTGGTGCTGAGCGACGGCCGCATCCAGTCGATGGCCGGGCTGTTCGTGATGAGTCGGACCCACGCCGCCAATCCGCTGGCAGAGCAGCTGGGCTGCGCTTTTGATGAGGGAATGACCGGCATGTTCATCCGCACCGACATCCAGAAGGCCAGCACCGTGGCCGGCGTCTACTGCTGCGGCGATGCCGCGCGCATGGCTCCCGGCGTGGCGCATGCGGTTGCCGACGGCGTCATGGCGGGCGTGGCAGCGCACCGGTCGCTGATCTTTGGTGCGGTTGCTGCTGCTTAG
- a CDS encoding FAD-dependent monooxygenase, whose translation MKTTLESKKSTQSAQNHSIHDVIIAGAGPVGLFLACELALAKCSVLILEKAENPHSPLKQLPFGMRGLSAPTIEALYRRGLLKELELTKRLKDPHGAPSSIQEAQLRRPGGHFAGIQFQYDNIDASQWGHRLPNSMDPSLLSELEEFESVLARRAEALGVEIKRGLAITGFQQTEDGVTVQSGEQSFKSQWFVGCDGSRSVVRKAGGFEFAGTEPEFTGYSAQLDIADPEKLNPGRNVTPRGMYFQSQPGYLILQDFDAGAFHHTKKPATLEHVQEVARRISDTDVTISALHIVTTWTDRSRQATSYRNGRILLAGDAAHIHSPLGGQGLNLGLGDAMNLGWKLAAIVQNKAPEGLLESYHAERYPIGAQVLDWSRAQVAIMRPDPHARALNAIVRDLINTRDGATYFAGRVWGIFTHYNLGGGHPLAGYSVPNFEFEDGTRIGELMHDGQGILLDFDMNASLETLANEYGGRIKYVPGRAKEQLGLSTVLIRPDGIVAWASDNKPDAQSIRKAAASWFVR comes from the coding sequence TTGAAAACCACGCTTGAAAGCAAGAAATCCACACAATCCGCACAAAATCATTCCATTCACGATGTAATCATTGCCGGCGCTGGGCCCGTGGGCCTGTTCCTTGCCTGCGAACTTGCCTTGGCCAAATGCTCCGTCCTGATATTGGAAAAGGCGGAGAATCCGCACTCGCCATTGAAGCAGCTTCCTTTCGGCATGCGGGGACTCTCGGCGCCAACCATTGAAGCGCTTTACCGTCGCGGATTGCTCAAAGAACTTGAGTTGACAAAACGTCTTAAAGATCCCCATGGCGCGCCATCTTCCATACAAGAGGCACAACTCCGTCGTCCAGGGGGGCACTTCGCCGGCATTCAATTCCAATATGACAATATTGATGCCTCACAGTGGGGGCACCGCCTGCCTAACTCGATGGATCCCAGTTTGTTGTCTGAATTGGAGGAGTTTGAATCCGTGCTGGCTCGCCGCGCAGAAGCCTTGGGTGTAGAAATCAAGCGCGGGCTTGCCATTACCGGCTTTCAGCAAACCGAGGATGGGGTGACGGTCCAGTCAGGCGAGCAATCTTTTAAAAGTCAGTGGTTCGTGGGTTGTGATGGCAGCCGTAGTGTGGTTCGCAAGGCGGGCGGCTTTGAGTTCGCCGGTACGGAACCGGAATTTACCGGCTACTCTGCACAGCTTGATATTGCCGATCCGGAGAAACTCAACCCAGGCCGAAACGTGACGCCAAGAGGGATGTACTTCCAATCCCAGCCGGGTTACCTGATACTGCAGGACTTTGACGCCGGGGCATTTCATCACACAAAGAAACCAGCCACGCTTGAACACGTGCAGGAGGTTGCGCGCCGCATCTCGGATACCGACGTGACCATCAGCGCCCTGCATATCGTCACCACCTGGACTGACCGCTCACGGCAGGCCACAAGCTACCGCAACGGCAGGATACTTTTAGCTGGCGACGCCGCGCACATCCACTCGCCGTTGGGAGGCCAGGGACTCAACCTTGGACTGGGTGATGCCATGAACCTGGGCTGGAAGCTCGCCGCAATCGTCCAGAACAAAGCGCCGGAAGGTTTGCTGGAGAGTTATCATGCTGAACGCTACCCAATTGGCGCACAGGTCCTGGATTGGTCACGCGCCCAGGTTGCAATCATGAGGCCGGACCCGCATGCCCGCGCGCTCAATGCCATCGTCCGTGACCTGATCAATACCCGCGATGGCGCCACCTATTTTGCTGGAAGGGTATGGGGTATTTTCACCCACTACAATCTTGGTGGCGGCCACCCTCTGGCAGGCTACAGTGTTCCCAATTTTGAGTTCGAAGACGGCACAAGAATCGGCGAGTTGATGCATGACGGCCAAGGGATACTGCTTGATTTCGATATGAATGCTTCCCTCGAAACTTTGGCGAATGAATACGGCGGCCGAATCAAGTATGTTCCGGGCCGGGCCAAAGAACAGCTGGGCCTGAGCACTGTACTGATACGCCCAGACGGGATTGTCGCCTGGGCTTCTGACAACAAGCCTGACGCGCAATCAATCAGGAAAGCGGCTGCTTCCTGGTTTGTCAGATAG
- a CDS encoding helix-turn-helix domain-containing protein gives MQHQEFEPPEELRDSIKCFWYNKRDFGDVESDFEVLPDGYAEIIFYFGSTCSISSNGGLRPLPSPFMMGLLNQPILFSAKNHLEIIGVRCFPWAVFDLLGLPSGKDGVRIFEHPVAQLQSTLNASIRAEKIDEAMVQVTRYFLNMRAQIAIDSMLFKAGVAMNAANGSMPVSQVAAAAHATVRTLERKFKQSSGYSVKDVSGLMRFEQLRNRLWLCPDSSLAGLAHELGYTDQSHLSREFKRYSGTTPAAFARKAKKGKQAAASDFVAFVQA, from the coding sequence ATGCAGCACCAAGAATTTGAACCTCCTGAAGAGCTGCGGGATAGCATAAAGTGCTTTTGGTATAACAAAAGAGACTTCGGCGATGTGGAATCGGATTTTGAAGTGCTGCCTGACGGCTACGCCGAGATTATTTTCTATTTCGGAAGCACCTGCAGTATTTCCAGCAATGGCGGCTTACGGCCATTGCCGTCGCCATTCATGATGGGGCTGCTCAATCAGCCCATTCTTTTCAGCGCGAAAAACCATCTGGAAATCATTGGCGTGAGGTGCTTTCCTTGGGCCGTGTTCGATTTGCTGGGGCTGCCGTCCGGTAAAGACGGCGTGCGCATATTCGAGCATCCTGTCGCCCAGCTTCAATCCACATTGAATGCGTCCATTCGTGCTGAAAAGATAGATGAAGCGATGGTTCAGGTAACTCGCTATTTCTTGAATATGCGGGCGCAGATTGCTATCGACAGCATGCTGTTCAAAGCGGGAGTTGCCATGAACGCGGCAAACGGCAGCATGCCGGTAAGCCAGGTAGCGGCGGCGGCTCATGCGACGGTTCGTACGCTGGAAAGGAAATTCAAGCAATCTTCCGGCTATAGCGTTAAAGACGTATCCGGCCTGATGCGCTTTGAGCAGCTACGAAACCGATTATGGCTTTGTCCGGATTCCAGTCTTGCCGGCTTGGCCCATGAACTGGGCTATACGGACCAATCCCACCTGAGCAGGGAATTCAAGCGCTACAGCGGCACTACGCCGGCGGCATTCGCGCGAAAGGCAAAAAAAGGAAAACAGGCTGCAGCCAGCGATTTTGTCGCGTTTGTACAAGCCTGA
- a CDS encoding Rrf2 family transcriptional regulator: protein MRRDSKLSSILHVLLHMAHGERPFTSEELAVYLDTNPVLVRRVLAGLRERGYVGSGRGHGGGWTITCDLHKVTLHDIYEAVGAPTVFAMGHRADHPDCLVEKVVNQSLSSAFDAAEALLIEHFKDVTLADLSGRFNLQYKKHKEENYAHPASRK from the coding sequence ATGAGAAGAGACAGCAAACTTTCATCGATCCTCCACGTGCTGCTGCATATGGCGCACGGCGAGCGGCCATTCACCTCCGAAGAACTGGCGGTCTACCTGGACACCAACCCGGTGCTGGTGCGGCGCGTGCTGGCCGGCCTGCGCGAGCGCGGCTACGTCGGTTCCGGCAGGGGCCACGGCGGCGGCTGGACCATCACCTGCGATCTGCACAAAGTGACCTTGCACGATATCTACGAAGCCGTCGGCGCCCCCACCGTGTTTGCGATGGGGCACCGCGCCGATCATCCGGACTGCCTGGTGGAAAAGGTGGTTAACCAATCGTTGTCGAGCGCTTTTGACGCGGCTGAAGCCTTGCTCATCGAGCATTTCAAGGACGTCACGCTGGCCGACCTGTCGGGGCGCTTCAACCTTCAATACAAGAAACACAAGGAAGAAAACTATGCCCACCCGGCATCCAGGAAATGA